The Larimichthys crocea isolate SSNF chromosome XI, L_crocea_2.0, whole genome shotgun sequence genome has a segment encoding these proteins:
- the si:ch73-91k6.2 gene encoding alpha-1,6-mannosyl-glycoprotein 2-beta-N-acetylglucosaminyltransferase, translating into MRFRLLKKNLLALLGVSFVVVTLLFSTRVLLLSDNDTSGHNNDNNIISVRGHSGEMVKFNFGSLPELTQSVYSANYKQCVHNANKFPGEPQLVLVVQVHNRPEYLRLLIKSLEKAAEVHSFLLIFSHDYFSEEINAIVQGITFCKVLQIYFPFSSQLYPSEFPGQDPRDCPRDISKADALKTGCLNAEHPDSYGHYREAFITQTKHHWWWKLHFVWERVQAMQGYSGFVIFLEEDNYILPDFFHFYKSMIEFRKSSCPDCDMLALGNHDSLSDFTRLSNKVLTTGWMSTKHNIGMAISREVYYKLMGCNNEFCTYDDYNWDWTLQHLSGACISKPIKVLVAQGSRVLHTGDCGLHQKEKCRPEWALQRVEDSLQAAKDGLFPASLALSGAEPVEHKAHMKNGGWGDVRDHILCKNYAKRL; encoded by the coding sequence ATGAGGTTTCGGCTGCTCAAGAAGAACCTGCTAGCTCTGTTGGGTGTTTCCTTTGTGGTTGTGACTCTTCTCTTTTCAACACGTGTGTTATTATTGTCTGATAATGACACAAGTGgacataataatgataataatatcaTTTCGGTACGTGGACATTCTGGTGAAATGGTGAAGTTCAACTTTGGTTCACTGCCAGAATTGactcagtctgtttacagtgcCAATTACAAACAGTGTGTGCACAATGCGAACAAGTTTCCAGGCGAGCCTCAACTGGTGCTGGTTGTGCAGGTCCACAACAGGCCTGAATACCTCAGACTGCTCATCAAGTCGCTGGAGAAAGCTGCAGAGGTCCACAGCTTCCTCCTTATCTTTAGCCATGACTATTTTTCAGAGGAAATAAACGCCATTGTGCAAGGGATAACTTTCTGCAAAGTGCTACAAATTTATTTCCCCTTCAGCTCTCAGCTGTATCCCAGTGAGTTTCCTGGACAGGATCCACGAGACTGCCCTCGAGACATATCCAAGGCCGACGCTCTGAAAACAGGATGCCTCAACGCAGAACACCCTGACTCCTATGGACACTACAGGGAAGCCTTCATCACTCAAACCAAACACCACTGGTGGTGGaagctgcactttgtctggGAGCGAGTGCAGGCGATGCAGGGCTACAGCGGCTTTGTAATCTTTCTGGAGGAGGACAACTACATCTTACCTGACTTTTTCCATTTCTATAAATCGATGATAGAGTTCAGGAAGAGCAGCTGCCCAGATTGTGACATGCTGGCTTTGGGTAACCATGACAGCCTGAGTGATTTTACCAGACTGTCCAATAAGGTGTTGACCACTGGGTGGATGTCCACTAAACACAACATAGGCATGGCTATCTCCAGGGAGGTGTATTACAAACTGATGGGCTGCAACAACGAATTCTGCACCTATGACGACTACAACTGGGACTGGACTCTGCAGCACCTCTCTGGAGCCTGCATATCAAAGCCCATCAAAGTGCTCGTGGCACAGGGCTCCAGGGTTCTCCACACAGGGGACTGTGGTCTTCACCAGAAGGAGAAATGCAGGCCAGAATGGGCCTTACAGAGGGTCGAGGACAGTCTTCAAGCAGCAAAGGACGGCCTATTTCCTGCATCTCTTGCTCTTAGTGGTGCTGAACCAGTGGAGCACAAGGCACACATGAAGAATGGAGGATGGGGAGATGTCCGAGACCATATTCTATGCAAGAACTATGCCAAACGTCTTTGA